A window of the Desulforapulum autotrophicum HRM2 genome harbors these coding sequences:
- the fliR gene encoding flagellar biosynthetic protein FliR encodes MEMINLIDPQGFKLFLLVLARVSIVLFMLPIFGTTMFPTMVKAGLAMVISMLLYSVVQLDPDLLPETAMGMGIFLVSEAMIGLTLGLCVRLFFGSFQLAGEVIGFQMGFSMINVVDPQSGANVSLMEQLAYWVALLVFLAMNGHHIMLLSLVDSFELVQPGSFVFQQIMVDKVIFLGSQMFILAIKIGAPVIAALLFTSVAFGLTAKFSPQMNVMIVAFPLKIIVGLVLFGLSLEIIIIVARTYIIEFRALFLKLLFWMGGG; translated from the coding sequence ATGGAGATGATCAACCTCATAGATCCCCAGGGGTTTAAACTCTTTCTCCTTGTATTGGCAAGGGTCAGTATTGTTCTTTTCATGCTTCCCATTTTTGGAACCACCATGTTTCCCACAATGGTCAAGGCGGGTCTTGCCATGGTGATCTCCATGCTGCTTTACTCCGTGGTCCAGTTGGACCCGGATCTTCTGCCTGAAACCGCCATGGGTATGGGGATTTTCCTTGTCTCAGAGGCCATGATCGGCCTGACCCTGGGGCTTTGTGTCCGACTGTTTTTCGGTTCGTTCCAGCTGGCCGGTGAGGTGATCGGATTTCAGATGGGTTTTTCCATGATCAATGTGGTGGATCCCCAGTCCGGGGCCAATGTGTCGCTTATGGAGCAGCTTGCATACTGGGTGGCCCTTCTGGTCTTTTTGGCCATGAACGGCCACCACATCATGCTTCTCTCCCTTGTGGACAGCTTTGAGCTTGTTCAGCCCGGCTCCTTTGTCTTCCAGCAGATCATGGTGGACAAGGTTATTTTTCTGGGTTCCCAGATGTTCATCCTTGCCATCAAGATTGGTGCACCCGTGATTGCGGCCCTTTTGTTTACCAGTGTGGCCTTTGGGCTTACGGCAAAGTTTTCTCCCCAGATGAACGTCATGATTGTTGCCTTTCCCCTGAAGATTATTGTGGGACTGGTGCTGTTTGGTTTGAGCCTTGAGATTATCATTATCGTCGCCCGAACCTATATTATAGAGTTCAGGGCACTTTTCCTGAAACTTCTCTTCTGGATGGGTGGGGGTTAG
- the fliQ gene encoding flagellar biosynthesis protein FliQ: MTPEFVIEFAKQAILLTIYLSMPMLGLGLAAGLIISIFQAVTSIQEMTLTFVPKIIAVFLGLLFFAPWMLDEMTSFTRRVIENIPMYIR; this comes from the coding sequence ATGACACCTGAATTTGTCATTGAATTTGCCAAGCAGGCCATCCTTTTGACCATTTATCTTTCCATGCCCATGCTGGGGTTAGGGCTTGCCGCAGGGCTTATCATCAGTATATTCCAGGCGGTCACCTCCATCCAGGAGATGACGCTCACCTTTGTGCCCAAAATCATTGCCGTATTTCTGGGGCTTCTTTTCTTTGCACCGTGGATGCTCGATGAAATGACCTCTTTCACCCGGCGGGTCATTGAGAACATTCCCATGTATATCAGGTAA
- the fliP gene encoding flagellar type III secretion system pore protein FliP (The bacterial flagellar biogenesis protein FliP forms a type III secretion system (T3SS)-type pore required for flagellar assembly.) yields the protein MTPKGHVRTLAVPLVACLFLGLVLPSMVQGATFPIPSFNFGIGQAQGPEDVAVVLEIIALLTILALAPAILILMTPFTRIIVVFHFLRQAIGTQSSPPNQVVVGLALFLTFFIIKPVALDVYQNALNPYLERQIDYNEAFTAAQVPIRNFLLVNTREADIALFVKGAGVAKPDTREDVSLMLLIPAYVISELKTAFIIGFVIYVPFLVIDMVVASVLLAMGMMMLPPVMISLPFKLMLFVLVDGWHLLTGSLLKSFGV from the coding sequence ATGACGCCTAAAGGCCACGTTCGGACCCTGGCAGTTCCCCTTGTTGCCTGCCTCTTTTTGGGGTTGGTACTTCCTTCCATGGTTCAGGGTGCCACCTTTCCCATCCCATCGTTTAATTTCGGAATCGGGCAGGCCCAGGGACCTGAGGATGTGGCCGTTGTTCTTGAAATTATAGCGCTTCTGACCATCCTTGCCCTTGCTCCGGCCATCTTGATTCTCATGACACCGTTCACACGAATCATTGTGGTGTTTCATTTTCTGCGCCAGGCCATCGGTACCCAGTCAAGCCCACCAAACCAGGTGGTTGTGGGGCTTGCACTCTTTCTGACTTTTTTCATTATCAAACCCGTTGCCCTGGATGTTTACCAAAACGCCCTCAACCCCTACCTGGAACGGCAGATCGACTACAACGAGGCCTTTACGGCGGCCCAAGTACCCATCCGTAACTTTTTACTGGTCAACACCCGGGAGGCCGACATTGCTCTTTTTGTCAAGGGGGCCGGGGTGGCAAAGCCCGATACCCGGGAGGATGTTTCCCTGATGCTTTTGATTCCTGCCTATGTGATCAGTGAGCTCAAAACCGCCTTTATCATTGGATTTGTCATCTATGTTCCTTTTCTTGTCATTGACATGGTGGTCGCCTCGGTGCTTCTGGCCATGGGAATGATGATGCTGCCGCCGGTTATGATTTCCCTTCCCTTCAAGCTCATGCTCTTTGTGCTTGTGGATGGGTGGCATCTTTTGACCGGTTCACTCTTGAAAAGTTTTGGAGTGTGA
- the fliO gene encoding flagellar biosynthetic protein FliO, with amino-acid sequence MGASSELWGAFLRSGAMLALVIAVLLLLLYAVKRFSPLNRSRTGKKEIQVIAAHHLAPKEKLVLVDVLGRKILLGVTPQTITTLAAFGNSTDDTTVEEPGFSELLNQRVAGTTGKGEDHDA; translated from the coding sequence ATGGGGGCCTCGTCGGAACTCTGGGGTGCTTTTTTACGCAGTGGGGCCATGCTTGCCCTAGTCATTGCCGTGCTCTTGTTGCTTCTCTACGCAGTGAAACGGTTTTCACCCCTGAATCGGTCGAGAACGGGCAAAAAAGAGATCCAGGTCATTGCGGCCCATCACCTGGCACCCAAGGAAAAACTGGTGCTCGTTGATGTGCTTGGCCGGAAAATTTTGCTCGGGGTGACTCCCCAGACCATCACCACCCTTGCCGCCTTTGGCAACAGCACAGACGATACAACGGTGGAAGAACCGGGTTTCTCAGAACTGCTGAACCAACGTGTGGCCGGCACCACCGGCAAAGGAGAGGACCATGACGCCTAA
- the fliN gene encoding flagellar motor switch protein FliN: MAENNSEANSSQHGSDDEFDHEGQQTGRELDFILDIPLDLSVELGRARMLVNDLLQLGQGSIVELNKLAGEPLEVYINRKLIARGEVVVVNEKFGVRLTDIITPMDRVKSLTE, from the coding sequence ATGGCAGAAAACAACAGTGAAGCAAACAGCAGCCAGCATGGGTCAGATGATGAGTTTGACCATGAAGGGCAGCAAACGGGCCGGGAGCTTGATTTTATCCTTGATATCCCCCTGGATCTATCGGTGGAACTGGGCAGGGCACGGATGTTGGTAAACGATCTGCTCCAGTTGGGCCAGGGGTCCATTGTTGAGCTCAATAAGCTTGCCGGCGAGCCCCTGGAGGTTTACATCAACCGAAAGCTGATCGCCCGGGGCGAGGTGGTTGTGGTCAACGAAAAGTTTGGTGTCAGGCTTACCGATATCATCACGCCCATGGACCGGGTCAAGAGTCTTACCGAGTAA
- the fliM gene encoding flagellar motor switch protein FliM: MSDILSQDEVDSLLAGLDSGEVESETEVELSDPEGIVTYDFTSQDKVVRARMPTFDVINERLSREIRTSLSGLLQTNVDVTANPLDTLKFTEFVRSLPVPTSLHVFRMEPLRGHGLVVLESQLVYNLIDTFFGGEGLGKARVEGREFTAIEEVMIKKVVVACLKDIEKAWLPIEPVKTSLIRSEMNPQFAAIVLPTDLVIVTRFEIELEQAAGNLVLCLPYAMIEPLRAKLASGFQAETEEIDVAWRKRLQEIILESTVNLRVQLGTTEISGERLIYLQPGDVIQLDNDAKDMLTGYVDGLPKVRGFAGVQRGFQAFRVEKKLVIK, encoded by the coding sequence ATGAGCGATATACTCTCCCAGGACGAAGTTGACAGCCTGCTTGCAGGGCTTGATTCAGGCGAAGTTGAGAGCGAAACCGAGGTTGAACTTTCCGATCCAGAAGGGATTGTAACCTATGATTTTACAAGCCAGGACAAGGTTGTCAGGGCCAGGATGCCCACCTTTGACGTTATCAACGAGCGGTTGTCCAGGGAGATCAGGACCAGCCTGTCGGGCCTTCTTCAGACAAACGTCGATGTGACGGCCAACCCCCTTGATACCTTGAAGTTCACAGAGTTTGTACGCAGTCTTCCCGTTCCCACAAGTCTTCACGTTTTTCGCATGGAGCCTTTGAGGGGGCACGGACTTGTGGTGCTTGAAAGCCAGCTGGTCTACAACCTCATCGACACCTTTTTCGGGGGAGAAGGTCTGGGCAAGGCAAGGGTGGAGGGAAGGGAGTTTACCGCCATTGAAGAGGTGATGATCAAGAAGGTGGTCGTGGCCTGCCTCAAGGATATTGAAAAGGCATGGCTTCCCATTGAGCCTGTTAAAACTTCTCTGATCCGGTCGGAGATGAATCCACAGTTTGCAGCAATTGTATTGCCCACGGACCTGGTTATTGTAACCCGGTTTGAAATTGAGCTTGAGCAGGCAGCAGGCAATCTTGTGCTCTGTTTGCCCTATGCCATGATTGAGCCGTTACGGGCAAAGCTTGCCTCCGGATTCCAGGCTGAAACCGAAGAGATCGACGTTGCATGGAGAAAGCGGCTCCAGGAGATTATTCTGGAATCAACGGTTAATCTGAGGGTTCAGCTGGGAACCACAGAAATTTCAGGAGAACGGCTGATCTATCTCCAGCCGGGAGATGTGATTCAGCTGGACAACGATGCAAAGGATATGCTCACCGGATATGTTGACGGTCTTCCCAAGGTTCGGGGGTTTGCCGGTGTACAGCGGGGGTTTCAGGCATTTCGGGTGGAAAAAAAACTGGTCATAAAGTAG
- a CDS encoding flagellar basal body-associated FliL family protein: MKGFTPKIVVIVAVLLVLVVAAGVAVWLLFLRAPAPGKIPVVPAGVESVDKTGAGSAEPRFKDVVAVEPFERIMLKPGGNMTSVTLAVSLELVLPGMRQEIEANMASIRTIIETTTGETNWSDLRSAQGKLALKLKLIKKINQSLAGQNLAKAGIRDLFFTNLIMQ, translated from the coding sequence ATGAAAGGGTTCACACCAAAGATTGTCGTGATTGTTGCGGTACTGCTGGTTCTGGTTGTGGCAGCAGGTGTGGCCGTCTGGTTGTTGTTTCTAAGGGCACCTGCCCCAGGAAAGATTCCAGTGGTCCCTGCCGGGGTGGAATCCGTTGATAAAACAGGGGCTGGATCTGCTGAACCCCGGTTCAAGGATGTTGTGGCGGTTGAGCCCTTTGAGCGCATCATGCTCAAGCCCGGTGGAAATATGACCTCTGTCACCCTGGCGGTTTCCCTTGAGCTGGTTTTGCCCGGCATGCGACAGGAGATAGAGGCCAACATGGCATCCATTCGAACGATTATTGAGACAACAACCGGCGAGACCAACTGGTCTGACCTGAGATCTGCTCAAGGTAAGCTTGCCTTGAAGTTAAAATTGATAAAAAAGATCAACCAGAGCCTGGCTGGGCAGAACCTGGCCAAGGCAGGGATCAGAGATCTTTTTTTTACTAACCTGATAATGCAGTGA
- a CDS encoding flagellar hook-basal body complex protein has protein sequence MSLSSSLFTGTSGLTNMGNAMQVVGNNISNVNTVGFKKGRSTFADTLSQSVATQSGTDQVGRGMSIGAVDQSFDTGSFESTGNSTDLSIGGDGFFVVRQSNSENNFYTRAGNFHFDKSGQLVNPESYLVQGWALDEDTGEDIGAINDIVLNAFTSSPKQSSTVSMITNLDSDAESQTVVLSNSWDSGETTYMDSTNYEYQSVVKVYDALGSTHDVTVYYDKKTGTDWEYVVTCDPSEDNRNLVESTDSKGLLARGTISFSESSGDILKVTMEEFTGRIGNVQANGVNNEDAINFEIDNVERMALDGYGFEFEFDGTQWDFATEGLPAAYANAQILYSDDQTINLTLDNTLDLESDLRIKLDQPAVATDSFGFDINDPSGLHIQGIEGTTYLGDTANDNTTLEINAPETMTHDVSGVKIVWNPTTETWSWSDPGAAEDADSLVAAASILTSSTTAISETGNWDDDITFPDYSSMTLASSKISVVYDGFEWDWNASMKEADLTDESFMGIAPDPTPNIDITGVTGGVKQDEGDYKLTFNSVTSTWSATLDTFAFAGPVAGDGDSVTLTFASGATVKYEFLSTLTSTATISFEIDPSPPMEYSDAIIIAGTGADLGISFSGDSSADMLVAMNALMVGGDTFIFDVTPEEKPPKAYSTATLKGDKDKVVIDLDGSGNDDDKEDIVFRFADSLKFGPSTDSIADRSEITFDILGSTAWREQSVDEIDKTGYFAFNTDFLGGEFGSTEFSIELDIGTRYDGINFINDSLSSTQYARSSNTVYQDADGYSAGDLQGVDVASDGIMTGVYSNGQLIPLFRVGLAKFLNNNGLSNSGGNLFSETRDSGSAITNKPGENGLGTISPNSLEMSNVDISEEFVKMITTQRGFQANSKTITTVDEMMQTVINMK, from the coding sequence ATGTCTTTATCAAGTTCGCTTTTTACAGGTACCAGTGGTTTGACCAATATGGGCAATGCCATGCAGGTGGTGGGAAATAATATTTCCAACGTCAACACCGTGGGGTTTAAAAAGGGTCGGTCCACCTTTGCCGACACCCTGAGCCAGAGTGTGGCCACCCAGTCGGGTACGGACCAGGTGGGAAGGGGCATGTCCATCGGTGCCGTTGACCAGAGCTTTGACACAGGCTCATTTGAATCAACGGGTAACTCAACTGACCTTTCCATTGGCGGAGACGGTTTTTTTGTGGTCCGCCAGTCCAACAGTGAAAATAATTTTTATACCCGGGCCGGAAATTTCCATTTTGATAAGAGTGGACAGCTGGTCAATCCAGAGAGTTACCTGGTTCAGGGGTGGGCCCTTGACGAGGATACCGGTGAGGATATCGGTGCCATCAATGATATCGTACTCAACGCCTTTACCTCTTCTCCGAAACAAAGTTCAACTGTTTCCATGATCACCAACCTGGATTCCGATGCCGAGAGTCAGACTGTGGTGCTCTCCAACAGCTGGGATTCGGGTGAAACAACCTATATGGATTCCACCAACTATGAATACCAGTCCGTGGTCAAGGTGTATGATGCCCTGGGCAGTACCCATGACGTCACTGTTTACTATGATAAGAAAACAGGGACAGACTGGGAGTATGTGGTCACCTGTGATCCCAGCGAAGACAACAGGAACCTTGTGGAATCTACGGACAGCAAGGGACTCCTTGCCAGGGGGACCATTTCCTTCAGCGAGAGCAGCGGTGATATCCTGAAAGTTACCATGGAAGAGTTCACCGGTCGCATTGGAAATGTCCAGGCAAATGGGGTTAACAATGAAGACGCCATTAATTTTGAAATAGACAATGTCGAGAGGATGGCCCTGGATGGTTATGGGTTTGAGTTTGAGTTTGATGGGACTCAATGGGATTTTGCAACGGAGGGCTTGCCTGCAGCATATGCCAATGCCCAGATTCTTTACTCCGATGACCAGACCATAAATCTTACCCTGGATAATACCCTTGATCTTGAATCCGATCTCAGGATTAAACTGGATCAGCCGGCTGTTGCAACTGATTCCTTTGGGTTTGATATCAATGACCCCTCGGGACTCCATATCCAGGGCATTGAAGGAACCACCTATTTGGGTGATACGGCCAATGACAATACCACACTTGAGATCAATGCTCCAGAGACCATGACCCATGATGTTTCAGGTGTTAAAATCGTATGGAATCCAACCACGGAAACCTGGAGTTGGAGCGATCCGGGCGCAGCCGAAGACGCCGATTCCTTGGTAGCGGCTGCCAGCATTCTCACTTCTTCCACTACGGCAATAAGCGAAACAGGTAATTGGGATGATGATATCACTTTTCCAGATTATTCGTCCATGACCCTGGCCTCCTCAAAAATATCGGTTGTGTATGATGGCTTTGAGTGGGACTGGAATGCTTCCATGAAAGAGGCTGATTTGACAGATGAATCCTTCATGGGGATTGCCCCGGATCCTACTCCTAACATAGATATTACCGGTGTTACAGGTGGAGTAAAACAGGATGAGGGAGACTATAAGCTTACTTTTAATTCAGTGACTTCGACATGGTCTGCGACTTTGGACACCTTCGCATTTGCAGGACCAGTAGCAGGTGATGGAGATTCGGTAACCCTTACATTTGCAAGTGGGGCTACGGTCAAATACGAATTTTTATCTACTTTGACCTCCACAGCCACCATCAGCTTTGAGATCGATCCCTCTCCGCCCATGGAATATTCCGATGCTATAATTATAGCTGGGACTGGTGCTGATTTGGGCATCTCCTTCAGTGGCGATTCGTCTGCTGATATGTTGGTGGCTATGAATGCCTTAATGGTAGGAGGTGATACGTTTATCTTTGATGTAACGCCTGAGGAGAAACCGCCTAAGGCTTACTCTACTGCAACCCTCAAGGGAGACAAGGACAAGGTCGTCATCGACCTTGATGGTTCAGGCAATGATGATGACAAGGAAGATATTGTCTTCAGGTTTGCCGATTCTCTGAAGTTTGGTCCTTCCACAGATTCGATTGCCGATAGAAGTGAAATCACCTTTGATATTCTGGGGTCCACTGCCTGGCGTGAGCAATCCGTGGATGAGATCGATAAAACAGGCTATTTTGCGTTTAACACTGATTTTCTCGGGGGCGAGTTCGGCTCCACCGAGTTCAGCATCGAGCTGGATATCGGAACACGTTATGATGGAATCAATTTCATCAACGACAGTCTTTCCTCCACCCAGTATGCAAGGTCCTCCAACACCGTCTACCAGGATGCAGACGGGTATTCTGCCGGCGATCTCCAGGGGGTTGACGTGGCCTCGGACGGTATTATGACCGGGGTATACTCCAATGGTCAGCTCATACCGCTTTTCAGGGTCGGTCTTGCCAAGTTTCTCAACAACAACGGCCTTTCCAATTCCGGTGGAAACCTTTTTTCAGAGACCCGTGATAGCGGTTCGGCCATCACCAACAAACCGGGTGAGAACGGTCTTGGCACCATATCCCCTAACTCCCTTGAGATGTCCAACGTTGACATCTCCGAGGAATTTGTGAAGATGATTACCACCCAGCGGGGGTTCCAGGCTAACTCCAAGACCATTACAACGGTTGACGAAATGATGCAGACCGTTATTAACATGAAGTAA
- a CDS encoding FlgD immunoglobulin-like domain containing protein — protein MAINATGNSSLDALSSSYKSTVTENDEDVLGRDAFLTMLVAQLKNQDPLNPMEGSDFSAQLAQFSQLEQLMSLNDTMEALQTNMGGGSESNVIDYVGKVVTGNVDSIEVADGTAFGGFYNIEETSDVMVSIYDEAGNEVRTLYPGQKTAGSYDFNWDGRDNTGAVVDDGSYKYTVMGNNGSGFVTVPTSVTGTVDSIVYNEGKAYLKVQGVLVDPESLVQVGSSVETERSQGSAVDYLGRKISTSMPLISYDGSSAEAANVVFEAPEKTDVTVRLFDASGQEIKSIKLAAEDVDEGQENEVVWDGTDNSGNTVDKGLYTYAVTSDSSALDVSLSENVSEIRVINGTQYLVLGNSGFLSTISAVTNVQEI, from the coding sequence ATGGCAATAAACGCAACGGGAAATAGTTCGCTTGATGCACTGAGCAGTTCCTACAAGTCAACTGTGACGGAAAATGATGAGGATGTTCTTGGCAGGGACGCCTTTTTGACCATGCTGGTGGCCCAGCTGAAAAATCAGGACCCCCTGAATCCCATGGAAGGGTCTGATTTCTCGGCACAGCTTGCCCAATTCTCCCAGCTCGAGCAGCTTATGAGCCTGAATGATACCATGGAAGCCCTTCAGACCAATATGGGGGGGGGCAGTGAATCCAACGTCATCGACTATGTGGGGAAGGTGGTGACGGGTAACGTGGATTCCATAGAGGTGGCCGATGGAACCGCCTTTGGCGGATTCTACAATATCGAGGAAACTTCGGATGTAATGGTCTCTATCTATGATGAAGCGGGGAATGAGGTTCGTACGCTGTATCCGGGGCAAAAAACTGCTGGTAGCTATGATTTTAACTGGGATGGACGGGATAATACGGGCGCTGTGGTGGATGACGGTTCCTATAAGTACACGGTTATGGGCAACAACGGATCTGGATTTGTAACTGTTCCCACCTCCGTTACAGGCACGGTGGACAGTATTGTTTACAATGAGGGTAAGGCCTACCTCAAGGTCCAGGGCGTACTCGTGGATCCTGAATCCTTGGTCCAGGTGGGCAGCAGTGTTGAAACTGAACGTTCCCAGGGATCTGCCGTGGATTACCTTGGCAGAAAAATTTCCACCTCAATGCCCTTGATTAGCTATGATGGATCCTCGGCTGAAGCGGCCAACGTGGTGTTTGAAGCGCCCGAAAAGACAGATGTGACGGTGAGATTGTTTGACGCATCCGGCCAGGAGATCAAGAGCATTAAACTCGCTGCCGAGGATGTAGATGAGGGACAAGAAAATGAGGTGGTCTGGGATGGTACGGACAACAGTGGAAACACTGTGGATAAAGGGCTTTACACCTATGCCGTCACTTCAGATTCCAGTGCCCTTGATGTCTCCTTGTCTGAGAATGTGTCTGAAATAAGGGTGATCAACGGAACCCAATACCTGGTGCTGGGCAATAGTGGATTCTTGTCAACAATCAGTGCTGTCACCAACGTACAAGAGATCTAA